The region GATAATAATCAGGCAGTGTAACTCTTTGGTTATTACAGTGTCATTCCCTCTGTGCAGCTCTTTTATTCATTGATAATATCCAGGCAATTTAACTCTTTGTTTATCACAGTGTAGTTCTGCCTGTGGAACTCTATTATTAAATTTATCATAACCAGACAGTTTCACTCTTTGGTTATTATAGAGTTGTTCTGCACGTGGAACTGTTTTATTGATTGATAATAACCAGGCAGTTTAACACTCTCTTTATTACAGTGTAGTTCTGCCTATGGAATGTGCTGCTCTGTGCTGTTATCAAAGAAGCACCAAAATATTACTTCTGGGCTATTTATAAAGCTAATTTCTTATCAGGGACTGACACTCAAAATGCTGTTGCATGACGTTATAATGATATTGTGATTAGCGATTTTTCTGAAGTTCGTGTTGCAAACCAAATATATATTCTGTTGAATCTGCATGATACtaaaatggtccaatgtatttcACAATATTTTGCAGTGTTATTTGCAATAGTTACTGACTTTACTTTTAGGAGCTTACTTTTCTGTGCGGGTAGCCATCTTCGTTCTGAAACCGATTCTGTTCACAATGCattcttgttttttctgttttccccTTTGTTTTGAGTTTGCATCGAAAAACATTCATTTTCAAGGGAGAGCTGACCATTATGCCTCAGTCCCTCAAAGAAGTAGGGCACACTGCCCTTGTAAAGTgtaaaatgaaggaaaaaaatattcatcatattctactcgataggctggagaatcattttgggattactgggagtgcccttgcatggatgatgtcatacctaaccagtcgttctcactgtgttttgtacagtaccactacctctaaccttagtgacagaaaatttggggttccacaggggtccgtcttaggccccctgctcttctgcctttatatagcacccctttggcacacattgcagcgttttggggttaccttgcactgctacgctgatgatactcagttatacatgctgataactgctggtaatctcatccacacaaaatccttagaagattgccttgtatcagtgagaagctggatgtctagcaactttctacttttaaactctgataagtctgaaatgatggttcttggtccagtgagacatcggcatcagtttgaccagctaacgcttagcctaggcttgtgtgtcatacatcacactgacaaagtgaggaaccttggggtaatttttgatcctacgttgtcctttgacctccacattagagatacatactacgaggactgctttcttccatctgcgaaatatagggaacattcgtcccatcctgtctatggctgatgctgagaccctgattcatgcatttgtctcttctagattgaactactgcaatgttctattttctggtttactgcagtccagcattaggggtctccaactggttcaaaatgatgctgccagacttttgacacaaagcagaaagtttgaccacattacacctgttttggcatcccttcactggcttcctgtccctgtgagatcagattttaaggttctgctactggcctataaaattgttcacggactggcacctccctacttagctgacctaattaaaccctacgtaccggcccgggctttgcgttctcaaggtgcaggactacttagtttcccctaggatgaataaaaaatctgcaggccacagagctttctcttatcgtgccactgttctgtggaatgatctccctgcatcaataaaacagtcagattctgtagagactttcaagtccagacttaagacgcacttattttccctttcatatgtctagcatactggcatagtatgttactatgctttttacagttttaattcattttatgagGAAATAGAGCGggccgcgacctcaactttatctaaattcagggtcttataaatggactgcatttatatagcacttttccatcctcATAAGACcacgatgtgaggctgctgccatacagcaTTCTGTCATCACTGCATTTCTTAACAGACATTTCAAACATTACTCCCATGGGCCTGATATAtgaaatatatgtaaaaatgcaTCACATCATAGTTGAATGTTTAGACACTCTGCAGTGTTTCATTTTCTGTAGAACATTTCCCAATATAAAATATATCTTAAACTCAAAACAATACCATTTAAGACTTTTACAACAAACCATAGTTTGTCATTTTCCATCAGGTTTGAGATTTAAAATATAAGTATTTACATTTGCAAAGAAACTAAATTTTAAACAAAGGATTTCggaaaaaaaaagatggatgTGAGTGTCCCTGCATGCACATGGTCATTGCTAGACTTATGAATTAGTGACCAGTATGTGCGTTACCGCTGTTGATTTTGATTTACCATTCTCTTGTGTTAAAACGTTGGATAATATTTTGGCATGACTTACTCCTTAATTAATTACTGACGTGACCATTAAGTAAAAGAGATACTAGGATTTATGTTGAATGAGAGACAAAAAGCAAGGGGTACAGTGTGACTCCATAGTCTGGCTCCACCCGTGCAAGGTGGAGTTGTTGAAGGTGCTGACAGACATGTATTTTCCATCTCTTGTAACAGCagtaacaccctgtggttttgtctGATCCTTTCTGCAGGCTTCTTCTGCCACTTGAGTGCCACCTAACAGGACAAGTACTGAAACTCCCGCCACAAACTCACCTACACCACTTCCACTACACGGACTTCATCAAAGATGGTGACAAGCATAGATCAGCAAGACACCAGCTAATGCCAATGCTGCTGCACCATGTTGGTATCATTTTGTACTTCAGTCTCAttcaagtttttttgttgtagagTGTTTTAAACATCATTGATGGCTGGCTTATTTCTTTTCAGCAGAACCCTCACAGCTTCTCATCAGAGTCACACAGTAGCTTCCATCTACCATACCAGTACAGCCCCTACTACAACCCTGGCCAAGCGGCTCTGCCCACCTACGTCCACACGCCTTCTTCAGAGCTGAACCCACATCATCCCCTTGCGCTTCAGCAACAATCCCATTACAGTTCATGCTATTCAAACCTGGACGAGAGGATTAGGGAGCCACTGGAGCACTTACGCTACCTGGCAGAACAGTACAAGTCCTCATCAGGACTGGCTGAACCTTTGAACCTGAGCTGTAAATCAACAAACAGAGATGTCACACCTGCATCATCGTTTGCCCTGCCTTCAACTAGCAAGAACCCAAAGTTTCTGAATAAACCCTCACCTCTGTATCCCAGCAAAAGAGTGTCGAGAAATGAAGGACACAAAACACAAGATAGTGACAGAAGTCTGGGAGTCACACCGTGTTCAAGTTCCCCGAAGATGATGGAGGAATTCAACAGCAATCACAATCCTACAACCTCTTCAAGTAACCTCACATACGACTCCATTCCAGCAACAGGACCAGACACTTTTGGGGCTGCCAAACGCATGAAAATGAATGAGGACATCACCACAGTGGCTCATGAATCCAGCCCTCCAAAAACAGATTCGACAATCCAGCCCATAGCTGAGAAAGATTGGAGTCCCATAATCACACAGAAGGAATGTGATCTCAGCCATTTACAGACTAAGTGTGCTCAAGAGAATGAAGACATCATGGAAATCGAGGTACCCTTAGGTGTCCTGCAAAAGTGGATCAGGATGTTTAAACCCCCGGTTACTTTGCATGAAGTTAAACAACAACAACCTGCTCCTACTCAGGAAGAACCAAAGAATTATTGCACCACAGAGATGCTCCCCACCAACCCATCATTTAACATTCATTCTCTGGCCCAGAAGAGTATAGCAACCAGTGAGGATCCAAGGCTGAGGCAGATGAATGAACCTAGCCCCCCATCAACCATCCAGCCAAACAACAGTCGTGACACAATGAACCCCTATGATTTCAGGAGCTACAGATCTTTGCCTCCAGGAAGTTTCATGGGAATTCCAACCAGCCATGATTTGTGTACATTTGATCAGCAGGCTATTAACACACCTTACAGCGCTAAACCCACCGGTTACTGGGATGCATACAACAGGAAGACTACTCTCCCCCAAGCTCCTCTCCAGACTCCTCTCACCCAAACTCCTCTCCAGACTCCTCTCACCCAAACTTCTCTTCAGACTCCTGTCACCCAAAGGATAACAGAGTCTAGTTCTGACTTGGCTAATCAAGACTTTGCAAGCACTAAATTCTCAGTCCATCCTGAAGCCACAGCCCAGCGAATAAAGAGAGTAGAAGTGAAGCCCTCAGCTGTGCTAATGTTAAATTCCATCTCTGGCTCTGTATTGCATCTTACCAGTGAAGAAGTGATGAAGCTGAAGAAAATCATCTCAAGCCCACCCTGAAGATCTATGTAGCTAAATTCACCAGCACATTGCAGTTTTGCATATACTGTatattattgtatttatttatttggtgtgTAATTACTTGATGACAAGTACACACCTTAATTTGATTTTCTCTGTGCTGGTAACAGTGTAGGCCCACATGAAAAGGAAGACATGACAATGCAGGCTGAAAGGAAAGCAAAAGTGGATATATGAATTGGATAGAATGTTTGCCTAGAGGTGATGCCAAAACCTGGCTACCTTGAAACACTTCTGACAGTTTGAAACCTATGAGCCATGCAAATTTTGAACATTGGTCTGGAGTGGACATGAACAAGAAGACATCGTGTGCTGTTTTGCCGCATGCTTGACAATGGCACCTACTGGACAATTCAGCATTGTGCATCCATATTAACTTATGGTTTTTCATATTTAAAAGAATATAATATCTTGTTTGCAACATAATAAAACAACTACATCAGGAAGACAGACTG is a window of Thalassophryne amazonica chromosome 17, fThaAma1.1, whole genome shotgun sequence DNA encoding:
- the arid6 gene encoding AT-rich interaction domain 6 isoform X2, producing the protein MAHIQTQQDKSKTLLEDLTEETFLKELHTYMKKRNTPIEKVPHLGFKQIDLYLMFRAVRKLGGYKQVTGQQLWKQVYNTLGGNPRSTSAATCTRRHYEKLLLPLECHLTGQVLKLPPQTHLHHFHYTDFIKDGDKHRSARHQLMPMLLHHNPHSFSSESHSSFHLPYQYSPYYNPGQAALPTYVHTPSSELNPHHPLALQQQSHYSSCYSNLDERIREPLEHLRYLAEQYKSSSGLAEPLNLSCKSTNRDVTPASSFALPSTSKNPKFLNKPSPLYPSKRVSRNEGHKTQDSDRSLGVTPCSSSPKMMEEFNSNHNPTTSSSNLTYDSIPATGPDTFGAAKRMKMNEDITTVAHESSPPKTDSTIQPIAEKDWSPIITQKECDLSHLQTKCAQENEDIMEIEVPLGVLQKWIRMFKPPVTLHEVKQQQPAPTQEEPKNYCTTEMLPTNPSFNIHSLAQKSIATSEDPRLRQMNEPSPPSTIQPNNSRDTMNPYDFRSYRSLPPGSFMGIPTSHDLCTFDQQAINTPYSAKPTGYWDAYNRKTTLPQAPLQTPLTQTPLQTPLTQTSLQTPVTQRITESSSDLANQDFASTKFSVHPEATAQRIKRVEVKPSAVLMLNSISGSVLHLTSEEVMKLKKIISSPP
- the arid6 gene encoding AT-rich interaction domain 6 isoform X1, which codes for MAHIQTQQDKSKTLLEDLTEETFLKELHTYMKKRNTPIEKVPHLGFKQIDLYLMFRAVRKLGGYKQVTGQQLWKQVYNTLGGNPRSTSAATCTRRHYEKLLLPLECHLTGQVLKLPPQTHLHHFHYTDFIKDGDKHRSARHQLMPMLLHHQNPHSFSSESHSSFHLPYQYSPYYNPGQAALPTYVHTPSSELNPHHPLALQQQSHYSSCYSNLDERIREPLEHLRYLAEQYKSSSGLAEPLNLSCKSTNRDVTPASSFALPSTSKNPKFLNKPSPLYPSKRVSRNEGHKTQDSDRSLGVTPCSSSPKMMEEFNSNHNPTTSSSNLTYDSIPATGPDTFGAAKRMKMNEDITTVAHESSPPKTDSTIQPIAEKDWSPIITQKECDLSHLQTKCAQENEDIMEIEVPLGVLQKWIRMFKPPVTLHEVKQQQPAPTQEEPKNYCTTEMLPTNPSFNIHSLAQKSIATSEDPRLRQMNEPSPPSTIQPNNSRDTMNPYDFRSYRSLPPGSFMGIPTSHDLCTFDQQAINTPYSAKPTGYWDAYNRKTTLPQAPLQTPLTQTPLQTPLTQTSLQTPVTQRITESSSDLANQDFASTKFSVHPEATAQRIKRVEVKPSAVLMLNSISGSVLHLTSEEVMKLKKIISSPP